DNA from Roseomonas gilardii subsp. gilardii:
CAGCCCGGGCTGACGCAGTTCACCCGCACATCGGGCCCGAGGCTGATGGCCAGGGCATGGCTCAACGCCAGCAGCCCGCCCTTGCTGGCGGAATAGCTTTCGGTATCCGGCTCCGACTGGTGCGCGCGGGTGGAGGCGACCGTGACCACCGCGCCCTTCGCCGTGCGGAGCATCTCCTCGGCAGCCTTCACCAGAAGGAAGGTGCTGGTCAGGTTGGTGGCCAGCACCGAGGACCATTCGGCGAGGCTGAGCTCGCGGATCGGCTTGCGGATCATGAAGCCCGCGTTGCAGACCAGCGCGTCGAGGCGCCCCTCCCCGTCGCGGATGCCCTCGACCAGCGCCCGCACCGCCGCCGCCTCCGCGACATCCGCCCGGACGAAGCGTGCCGGCACA
Protein-coding regions in this window:
- a CDS encoding SDR family oxidoreductase yields the protein MPQEQRVALVTGAAHGIGLAVARRLARDGYRVVIADRAEPPPDVPARFVRADVAEAAAVRALVEGIRDGEGRLDALVCNAGFMIRKPIRELSLAEWSSVLATNLTSTFLLVKAAEEMLRTAKGAVVTVASTRAHQSEPDTESYSASKGGLLALSHALAISLGPDVRVNCVSPGWIDTKGEALRPEDHAQHPAGRVGRPEDTAALIAWLLGPDSGFVTGAEFITDGGMTRKMIYAE